Within Crassostrea angulata isolate pt1a10 chromosome 2, ASM2561291v2, whole genome shotgun sequence, the genomic segment TCCTCTTGCGATGAACATACCGGACACAAGAAATTAGATATAAAATCCTTACATGATTCACACCATCAGCGACTCAGAAAAGCTATTCACGTCGTGAGGGGCAAGATCCACTTATACGAAAGTGTTTTGATGACCGGCATCAAAACTGATGTGAAAACCTGCAAAAAAGAAATATGGAAAGGTAATGCAAGTCTTATTTTGAATGCCGCACGGCTTAAGGATATCGTTGATAAAGTTTTATGTGACGTTGAACTCATACACAAGTGTTTTGTACACAATCTGAAAAGACACAGACATATTTCTAGTTTGGTGTGTACTGAACATTCATTTGAACAGTCAGCAACAGATCCTGTAAAATTCCTCTTATCAAAATCTGCCTTTGGAACATTAAAAGAACGGTACGGATGTGCAAAACATGCCAAGCTAAGTGTAACCGAAAGACTGAACGCAAAGGGCGTGACGATGTTATTGAGCGATATAAAGGTCACAGAGGGACGAAAACGACCTACAGAAATTGAAATCAAGTTGATGCCTGCACCTGTGTTTCAAAAGTCTTTCATGGCGACAGATGTTGACTCCTGTTCCCACATGGCTTTTGTGACATCAGATAAGATATGGATTGGAtgtaaaaacaagttttatttgaaagacaCAAACGGCGACACACTTTTTCACCAAGAGGGACCAGttaatgatttttcttggtATAACCctgctgcatatttcacagtaaCCAATGAAAAGGATTTGGTTTTTATAAATAACGATCATAACATCGTTAAACTGTCACACGATATGGGAAAAATAACGACATTAATTAACACACCATACAATAACAAGGGACCATGTTGTGTGTATTTCGCCCCTTTCGCTGGAGATCTACTTGTAGGGTTCATAGGATATGGTGATTTGGATAACAAAACCTGGATAAACCGTTACGATGAATTAGGCCGTCTGAAGCAAACAATTCAGTATAACGAATCAGGATACCCTCTTTTTACCCATCCTTCCCATATagcagagaacaacaatggggatgttgCTATTTCAGATAGAAGTACAGTTGTAGTTACAGACATTGGAGGTCGACATCGCTTCTCTTACCATGGAGGGCCATTCAATTTTGGGGTGGTTCAAGGAATTTGTACTGATTCACTTTCGCACATACTAGTGTGTGATAGTTACAGTAGCTCAGTACATATGATTGATAAAGACGGTCATTTTctaaaatatcttctaatgcgACCACCAGGTATACTGTCACCGAGCAGCCTAACCATCGATGTAAACACACATCTTCTCTGGGTTGGATCATCAAGTTTAAACACAGTGCTTGGTTATAAGTACATAACCCAATATGTTAACACCTACGGTATGGCACATTTCATTCTTTTATGTTACTATTGTTAATCTCTGATGAATTGCCTAAATACAATTCAATccgttaattcaattttgcacAAACGTGTGCCATGGATCATTAGAAAAAGTCTGTTATATATAAAACCATAAACGACTAGGTAAAATAAATTTGCATGGTATtgcattttttcaaacaaaattaacatataaGTTTGTAacttattatgtttattttttagctGAACCCTCACTGAGTGCTGTTGTAAGAAAATCTGCTGTACACCCAACAGTACAAACGGGGGAAGAACATTGCTTTGTAAATGAACTACTCTATTTAGAGACCCCGGGTCCATTGCTACTGAATGCAATTAGAGTGGAAGACATCGGGTGTTGTTCCCATTTGTCACTTGTTTCGGCTGATGAAATGTGGGTCAGTGATCATAAAAATCTCGTATTGATAAACACTAAAGGTGAATCAATATACcatattaaagatttattcagtGAACGAGGTTCCGGAATACACACAGTTACCAGTGATGGTgaattgatttatataaataaagaacATAACATCATGAGACTGTCGACAGTTATGAAGACAAAAACTAAATTCATAACGTTATCTAACACTGCATTGAGACCTTTAAGTGTGTATTGTTCCCCTTTCACTGGAAACCTTTTTGTCGGagtgacaaaagaaaacccaatAACAGGAATTATTTTGCATTACAACCGGGATGGAGATAAGACGAAAAACATACAGCACAACAACAGTAGAAAACCGCTTTATCGTAAACCTGCATATATAACAGAAAACGGTAATGGGGATATCGTGGTGTCTGACTCGGGCCTTAGTAATGTAGTGGTTACTGACAGGGAAGGAAATTATCGTTTTTCATATACAAGTCATCGCTCATGTTCTTACACATGGTGTCATGGAGTATGTTGCGACGGCCAATCGAACATTCTTATATGCCCTCTATACTCTAACTCCGTGCATGTCATAGATAAAAATGGACACTTTTTATCGCATTTTCAACTTTCAGGGATGGAAAGGGCATACTGTCTGAGTTATGATGTCCTCAATAACCGTCTTTACGCTGGTATTGACGATAATCAACAAACACTGGGTGTTTACAAGTATATATTCAGACAGGATTCGATGTTAAGTAAGTGTTCGAATGCtgaaaaaatagaataatcTAACATGTAGCGATGAGGTTAAAAAATCCATTACAATTGTATATTCCATAGGATTAATGCTTTGTCAATGCTTAATTCGAAGGTCAACATTTAAAGCTAACTATTTCTATGATTTGATATTTGTAAGACTAAGTAAACTTATAACTATTTATGACGcattcatttgtatttttgttttttaaggaagACATTTTGTTCTTTCATCACACTTCAtaagttaaaaactttttgcCATGCAtggaaatacaatgtaaataaagGCTTTCTAACAATTCTAAGTAATGTTTTGTCAACATTATTAATGTTCTTTCCTACCATTCTCTTCCTctgttttttctttgaattacgTTTGCTACACACATGTGCAAAACACATGTTCGTCAATCCAAATGATGTTTCACATCCttcctttaaaaattattcatctAAAGATGcatattggttttattttatcaaacgcAGTGTTGAATTTGGTGAGAAATcatagaatatattttttttaccaagacGAATTAGCTTATGCTCGTTGTAAATAACGTTGGTCTTTCCGTTTCCATACTTTATGTTTCATTCAGTCcaagatcttttttaaaaacttattagcTCACTATTGTTGAGTTAGAGTCATCCCTTGGAatgattgtacatttatttgtgTTCCTTAACAGAAATTGCTAGTACTAAACATGAACTTTTTATGGAATACAtaacatatcatatatcataATAATTACCTAATAAGTAGACAAGAAAAAACTTGTAAATTTAACGTACGGTGAGAGTCAACGTGTTTATAGCCCAGTTCTGTTCTAAACATTCGTTTTACATTTATTGTAGATCCGGAATCAATCTCTGGTGATTTAGCAAATCCAATAGAAGCTATTCAAACAACAGAGACTAAAGAAAGAAAAGTAAGAAAGAATAATCTGTCGTCATCACCGTATAGCCCAATCCTACACAAATACTTGTCAATTACTGATGTTCGGTGTAGCAAAAGTGTATCTTTATGCGCatcaggtacatgtatgatatgggTGAGTGATGATCATGACATTGTATTGGTCAACGAACTTGGTGAAACATTACATCAAATCAAAGATCAAATCAAAGATTATCGCGATGGTGCATATGATGGGTCGTATGGATTGCACACGCTTAACAGTGATGGTGAACTAATTTACGTAGCAAAGGATGATACTATACTCAAATTGTCAAAGGATTTGGAAAAAAGTACCATATTTATTCAGAATACGGATTCAAATGAATGGAGACCGCAATGTATACATTATTCCTTATTCACGAGTGATATCTTGGTCGGCATGGCAAACATGAATTTAAGAAGAGGAAAAATAATTCGGTATAACAAAACTGGCAAAATGGCGCAAACAATACAATGCAACGAAAAAGGACTGGACATCTTCAAATATCCtcgctatataacagagaacaacaatgaaGATATGCTGGTATCTGATTGCTCTGGCGCTGTAGTGGTCACGGATAGTGCAGGAAAATTTCGTTTCGCTTACAAAGGATATCCGCAAGGAACAGCATTAGATCCACTAGGAGTGTCCACTGACGCACTGTCAAACATCTTAGTATCCGACTATTACACAAAAACAATACATGTTATAGATAAAGACGGTCAGTTTTTGTCATATCTATTTATTAACCTACAGTGTGTCTCCAAACCATGTTctgttttctttgataaaaatacGTATCTTCTTTGGGTCGGCTCAGAGTACAACAATACAGTAGCTATCTACAAGTATTTAAGGAGTGAAGATGTAGTGTCAGGTAAGATAACACAACTCTAATTtaagattcattttttttatctgtgcGTTGTTCGAGGACGTAAATACACTGAAATGATTAAATTATTGATGGCAAGATATATGCATTTACATCAGTACAAGAAACTGTACTACAATGTACCAACATACATTACCTATCATTGCTAATAATGAGTTTTCATTAGACTACGTTCCTTATTAAAAAACCATGAGGAATAATGGTATATAGCATTGGAAAGATAAACTTACAAATATTGGTATTTGCTAAATTgccaacaaaatgtattgagCTGgttgcattatatatatttaagatattgaCACGAACTTTTGTTACATGTAaggttttatacatgtataggattATAGTTTAAATAAACACGTGTTCAGGGAGGGCTTCTACAATATTAAATTTGACTTTAATTTTATGATTGTGTCAtagatcaaaataaatattgcgaTGCTGTAAGACAGACGCAGCAGGACCTTGTCGATGGAACTTGTTCGAAAAAGCAGGTATTTGCACCAGCAGTACAGAATTATTTCACAGTGAATGACTTTAAACGCTGTTCCCATTTATCATACGGCATATGCGACTGCCTTTTAATCAATGAAGGAAAAAACTTCATCATTACAAGAACATCAGGTGAAACTATACACCATATTGACGGTTTACGCAGTGATGCCAGTACTGGATCACACTCAATGAACCTATCTCGGGAAGAATTGTTTTATATCGAGAAGGACTATAACATTGTCaaactgtcaaaatataaacagaaaacaaaaacaacttttatcaAATGTATGCAGGAAACCGATTCTGCATGGAGACCATGGTGTCTTTACTGTTCTCAAATAACTGATGACGTTTTGGTCGGTATGAAGAAATTAGACAGAATACAAGGCAAGGTTATTCGGTACAACAACCTCGGGGAAGACATACAGGAAATACAACACAACGAAATCGGAAGCGATATCTACAGTACACCACGTTATATAACAGAAAACATTAacggggatgtcgtggtgtctgactccACAGGTGCTGTTGTGGTAACAGACCGTGAAGGAAGACATCGTTTTTCGTACAAAGGACACCCCCCTGAATCAAAACTATCTCCACTTGGAATCTGCACTGACACTCTGTCACATATCTTGGTATGTGATGAGTTAACCCACGCAATACAGATTCTTGATAAAGACGGAAACTTCCTATCCAATCTGCTAATTAAACCATCAGGTATAGTATCGCCTAGTTGTCTGTGTTATGATGTCAACGCAGACCTTCTCTGGGTAGGATCAGACGTCAACTACTCGGTATGTCTCTACAAGTATATATCAACACAGGACCTTCTTACCGGTaagatttttaagtttatattcGAGGTTTTATGTATGATGCCAACATTGGATATCACTGACTATTTAGATGCATGTAGTGtgctatttttacatttaatgcCGAAACTATTGTTAcagttatttatttacattgacaatacacaaaataaataatcaagTATAAAAGTcaagtataaatattttattcggTACAATCATCGTCTTTCAGGACATCGTCGTTTGTTTTCGATGAAAATGAAATCCAATACAACAATCTATTTCTAGTGTGTTCAATTACATTATCCATGCACAAATTAAGACACAGATAACTAAAACAAGTTATACATTAGTGATATGTTTATACCTAAACGTTGATGGCGCCGATTAAAATGAACATAGagaagaagtacatgtatcagtcTCCTTTAACAGGATGTCAGCCTTAATCAACATCAGTACTTATATTTCGAGCACCAGAAAAATATATAGTTTGCTACCCTTATtcaaagaaatatgaaaaaaatcgtttaaaagaaatacctcgtttaacatttgttttaatcacGTTACATGTAGATCTAAATTTCCCAACGGtcgattgtaaaaaaaaataaacacacctTGTAttctttatcaatattattcataatgcaacaattttttaataatttcaagttttaaacACAGATTCcacaaaattttttgtttaattttgctctagtttttttttcttctgtcgTTTCTTAATATTGGGTATtattatgaatatatttttcttaataaatttttattcaccCTTTTGTGAATGATTTACAGATGAGAATTCAGAATATGAAGATAAATATGAGGAGTGCTGTCTGGTTCAAGCAGATTTGTAAAGAAATTCTTTGAAGAAGGACACTTTGATTCTaaggaatggggggggggggggggttaggttCTCAAAGGTTTATTGTTTTCATCCATTTTTTCTGTAAGAtgtgttcattaaaaaaaaggtttcaaaaagtTAGTggttttaaacaacttatgaTAGAAAGAATGTCATAGTATGGTGTAAACAATTTGGTGTATGCCTCTGGTTTACCATGATTGGTCATATCTTTTTAGTACGTTGTTACTTATTTCTTCTCGTTtgttacaacactttaaagctgacatgaattcattaaagcatttggtcgccatattactttcgatcgctcctctactgcctctggggtatatataccggttgagaaagtttcggtcggttgctttccgatcgaggctttcacgttgcacggacttctaaatgcatgaactacacattgtagcaaaatgtagtaataaagaagaaagaaaacaacaatgaaatacaaaatatattcattttttgaaaggatgtccaagatatccgtattattttgcacagacagtgctgccttacttcgcatgcacattgAACTCGTGTGCCGTTCAAatagagtgcataacgtctgcattttcttgaaaaccccggcgacactacatccaacacagtagctaaatgatagtaactCCAAGAAAGTAACCGTTTTTCCATCCATTCATACAAAAAACGCCccgttttttaaaatcaatgcaagaattgacattgctcgatctgccacagtgtgtggtttgtgCATGTGTgatttataacatacacaggaacaCGGTCTACAGTTATCGAAGAATTTTtgaagtatctgcgcctggatttcactctgtcttgtttcgtcgtttattgaaaatatcttatcagtgcagtggttgtcatattatttttgttcgaaacgcgtttttacaagtcttttcgtccaaggtaacgtgttcgggtgtatgaaattcctgaatgcggtgaagcatgaatagtgatctcggccttatatagggggtgtgtagcgatgagcagaacaatagaaatcgacattTTTTATTGCGgttgtcggagataaaagggaaataatgcatatttataaattcatgtcagctttaaaaagtcacaaatttgtattttttttaaaagtgcgtTTACAAACTttgatacttttaaaaaaaaagacaactttatattatttttccaAGCGCGTTGAAATGAtcgatacatgtatgaatgcactttgaaaaaaatgtaccggGCACAGTCGAAGTTCTTGAGACCTTTTAAGATGATTATTTTTACTTAGCTCGATGGGACATCAacaagataatttaaaaaaaaatgtaagctaTTTTGAATTGCAATTGCACAATTAACAACAAAGTTCAGGAGTTCATTAAGATTTGTTGTCAAAATATCACATCAATTGCGCAGAGTAACCATCATAtgtcttttcttcttttttgtttgtttgtttgttttttttttttataattctttggactgtatattttataatatctttattcaatacagttttaatctgatacattttttgaaaatcaatgcaaaatttaaaagCTGTACATGTAACTACCTTACGTTTTACATCGAAATAATTCGTTTAGATTAAATGTGAGAAGTGGTTTTATGACTAGAAACTCATCAGAACATGGAAAAGGCTTCTGATGCAttgatcaatttatttttctatgaCTAAACTTTAATTATCAAAGTTCAAGAATATGATATGATGTTTGGGAAGAAAAGATGCGGTTGCATTCTTCGAGTACTCAATTTCATTATGGTAATTTGAATGTATCATTGGTTGTCGTATCTAAAGTGCAGATTTAACACGGTTATAAAAAAATGAACCCTTATTCTGAATTAATGCAACATCAGTAAATAGTTTTataaatttcttaatgaaaaaatatgaatgtttacACTCAttattcactttttaaaaaaaattaaaagtgctCTGATTTGGTCCCAAACATAACTCACTTTGGAAAGAGAAGCCAAAATGAGCTGATTTTGAAACAAGTTAGACGCACATTgaacgtttttttttcaaatttcgtAATAGTTTAAAGTATGTTGCCACAGACCTTGCATGACTGGCAaacatacaaatgtacatttcaACAACAATTAATGAAATAACTGAAATGATATTGATTAAATGTGTACACAACATAATTAAAAATGCATATCATTTTTATCCGAATGCTGAAACTGCCCCTTCAACAATATTTAGTATGACCATAAAACaggttttaaactatttttgttAGTCatgattataataaaaaaatgttgtctgttttctattttgttttataaaagcaAGTATATATTACAGCTACATGTAgcacatttgaatattgaaaCAGGTTTGACAAATTCGAATCCGATTTGCCaattattgatttttgtaataaaaatgcaAAGTTTTTCCCTTTGGGAAGAATTGGGAACGGCGTGTATTGCCATCACTTTACAAATTACATGAATAAAAGCATTATTAGAAATGTATGTTAAAGAAATTACGAATAATAttctgtggtttcatcaatgatcgttaaataccaattttcgtggattctGTTGTTAGgctgatccacgaaattaaatgttcattgaagtgcaatttctagaTCTATTAacatttgtattgatagggtcattggccacgaatttatccttgaaactgtgattttcactttatccacgaaaattgataccattgaatattaatgaattcaCAGTAATACACAAAagacaaaatatcaataagaaaGTTACCAAATATATGAACAAATGTCAGATACATTGATGTGACTGACCAAACGTTGATTCAGTACaaatatacaatacatgtaccattgaaTACAGTATATAAGACTGTCAAAAATTTTTTCTATGGTCAAAGAAGGTATCCATAATCATTTCGGTCATAATTGGCAATGATTTGAAATTGATCGATTATTGCAGCAACACAGCTaggttgataaaaaaaaaaacatactgtCAAATAACTGTTTTGacaaataaaaactaataataaaaACTATACAGGAAAGGAATAACAGTAAACAAACAAGTGCATGTAAGCATTGAAAAGTGCCTCTAAAAGTAATAATGAAAGCAATATATCCAAGTGTAAAGATTAGTAACGAAAACTATATCTGGacatagaaaaagaaaataacacgACATAATAAGGACGACAATCCAAGATTTATAGAACGAGAATGATATCCACGTTGTAATTCAGGGCAGCTTAAATAATACTATACTTTGGATCGTTACCATGGACAAATTTACAAcgaatattttataaacaaacttgaattgtattttcatatttttgaatggTTTCTTTTATGCAAAcgattctttttatattttttaacaaatggtTTTGAACGAACGCTGCATAGTTTCAAAAGACACGATGGCTTGAAAACGATCAAATTTGATAACGGTTGGAATACTTCtcactttttatttttacctgTTTTGGATTCAGGTAAATTTACTTGATGGAATAAATTTACAATTACCATCACCATATTATGGTTCGGAGAAAATAGTTCTCCATTCGAAGAAGATAAAGAAATCTTTAACTTATGTTTCAGGCAGGAAGcatcgaggggggggggggaggggaggggctTTTGggcggaattttttttttcattttcaaaggcAAAGACAAGTATTATTCTATTTAGATAGCCCAAGTTCCTCATACAGAGAGAAGTTTTCATATTGATTGTGCGAACACTCGGGGATAGGCATTGAGTGCTCCAACTCTTTATTCCTTTCACTTTCACTTCTCAGGTTCTTTTGATGTTCGTGCATTGTCTTTCTTCGTTCTCTGAGAAATCTTAatagaatttcaaaattacttATAAACCTGctttgatattaaaaatcagaaaacaaaTCATAATGTATACTTATTTAAACGTACCTGACAACCAAAATGGCATTTAGTAATCCACTTAAGATAAGAAATGTCGTGCAGACATAGAGTGAGATGGATAATTGGCTCTCAGATACAGGATGAATTAAACCTGACTccaagtaaattaaaaatatatgattaaagCAAATTCTACCttttcagatttattttttacgAAATACAAATCGTTAGTCTCGaaattttttaagttaaagCTATATTCATTTATTGTTACTTCTTTAAACAACATTACTATTCCAACATATTCGATTACTGTCCTTTACATGAAAGGGACATTACCTTCAAAACCCTGGTCACAGCGATCGCCATGGTAACCAATGTCACATCCTCGTGGACATTGACCAGTCACGTGATGGCATTGTTCTCCGTACAGATATAAACAGTTCCCACATTTAAGCAAACATCCATCTCCATGTGTATTATTACTGCAAACTTTACAACaagatcaaacattttttgtttaatttacaagtattttttttggctttttttatttacaattagACTAAATTTTCTTATTACTTGATTACTTCAGGTATAACTTCACAATTGATATCAACTAaggtataaaaacaaacaaacaaacaagtttttttttaatcaaatacataAATTTGATCCGACAGTTAACAATTCACAACCTTTCTTTTCTTATCCTTCCTTGAAAACATCTAGCACAAATTTTTAGGAGCTATAACATTACCATTACCCTGTGTACAGTTAGTTCCTTGATAACCAATATCACATCCATTGGGACATGTACCATTGATGTAATTACATTGCTCATTGTCAAGGCAATGTCCACAGATATGGTTGCAATTCTGACCAAACTTTCCTTCATTACATTCTGCAAAATGCAGCAAAAAATAGAAATTCATCGTTTGAATAGAGCAAAGCCAACATaagtaaatcaaaattaaagtacctaattataaatgtaatattatgCCAGGCACAAAATTTGCTATAAATTTTAATAGatataagtattaattttttgattCATTGGTTAATATTGTTACATCATACTTCTTTATTGGTTAATGGATTAAGCTGataaacgtaaaaaaaaatgactgtgTACGTGTATCGCACGTGGCCCCTTCCCATCCCACTTGGCATCCTCCCTCACACTGTCCTGTCACCCTGTCACATCTGTATGGAACTCCGCAGTTGATGTTACAGTGCTCCTCACAATAGTAGCCATATCGACCTTCAGGGCAAGCTGTAATTGAGATATAACACATTTTCTGAAATAGAactaatacaaattgcttattttattttatctgttTTGAATATTAAGACAATATAATGGTAAACGAGGTTAATACACGATCATAtacttaaaacaaatttaacatgTACGTACTTAGGTCACATTTTGTGCCATAAAATCCACTGGCACAACCTTTTATACAACTTCCGTTCACATGATGACACTGTTCATTGTTTTTACAGTTTCCACAATTTTGCTGACACTCTTGACCGTATGATTTGCCGTTGCATTCtgtaatgtaaaaattatatctTATAGTCTGAGTAAAAAAGAAGTTCAATGGTTAATTGAAATATGTTTGGTTATGGGTCATGCTTGTTTAAGTAGAGTTTATTGTAAAGAGttttattgaaacattttatgGATCGCAGACAAATTGAAGTTTACATAATTGTCAAAAGATTGGTCATTTGAAGGGCATACATACATTTGAAATAGTTTTCATCATTATACATATGAATCGCAACTTATTGAGAAAAAATCAtagaaatatttgataatttaattttaattggtatttttgtgggttttttttttttacatacatctatttttctttaaatacataattaaaaaaaaagttggtgCAAGATACTTCTTCAGTCAGtttttacaacaacaaaaatgttaGACGACCTTCTAGATAATATGTTGTTATATGTTCATGACAATTTTTAGACATGGACCCGTTTAaaaatgtgttacagtacggaTATTGATTGACTTAGACACTGTAATGGATCTTTTATCTAAGTACTCATATAAAACCGAAATCAACATTCTCTAATTCAAATTTAAACCAGGTTGGatacacaattttaaaactgttcGACTAAAAGTTTTTACTATGATTATATATGTTACATATACTTACGTTCATTACAAGTTGGACCTTTGTATCCATCGGTACACCTCAGACAGGTTCCATCCTCGATGTGACAGTGACCTTCCTGACAGTTCTGTGGACACGATAAAGAGCAGTTCTCTCCGTAATATCCTGGTGTTGGGCAACCTTAAATAACATGATGATTTCCGTATGTTTGAAATGATCATTTAATGATATACATTAACAGTGTATATAAAATTCAATCTAAGAGCAGCACGTAaggtatttttcattttttatacgATTGGTTATTcttattttgttgataaaaaaggGATAAAACAATCATTATTTGTGCTTTTGTTTAGACAAAGATATTTAAAGCATGTAAAAGAATTTTAGCAATAGCaatcaaaacgatttttatGCTAAAATTGTCGCCGTTATATCCTACCATAAACCTCAAATTCGCAGATTTCGTTGTATGCTCCATCTGTAGAATAACCAGAAGGAAACGGGGGCTGTGTTCGATTGTTGTAGTAGATAGCGTAACGTCCGTGATTAGGGCAACTTATCGTTAAAGGATTCTCTATTGTTGCTCTAGTAAAGTTTCTATCTT encodes:
- the LOC128171572 gene encoding platelet endothelial aggregation receptor 1-like — encoded protein: MYLLWLHLFFHLFILINAYENIALRKPAWQRFPYSGRPCWGADRAVDGRYSDLSQYDNQCTISGNYHQVAEWRVDLQEVLSMHHIVIYYRTDKEPWGNPSKYSGRFLGFSVYISNTTNKEDGITCFKDRNFTRATIENPLTISCPNHGRYAIYYNNRTQPPFPSGYSTDGAYNEICEFEVYGCPTPGYYGENCSLSCPQNCQEGHCHIEDGTCLRCTDGYKGPTCNEQCNGKSYGQECQQNCGNCKNNEQCHHVNGSCIKGCASGFYGTKCDLTCPEGRYGYYCEEHCNINCGVPYRCDRVTGQCEGGCQVGWEGATCDTQCNEGKFGQNCNHICGHCLDNEQCNYINGTCPNGCDIGYQGTNCTQVCSNNTHGDGCLLKCGNCLYLYGEQCHHVTGQCPRGCDIGYHGDRCDQGFEGLIHPVSESQLSISLYVCTTFLILSGLLNAILVVRFLRERRKTMHEHQKNLRSESERNKELEHSMPIPECSHNQYENFSLYEELGLSK